One Sphingomicrobium marinum genomic window carries:
- a CDS encoding CinA family protein, which translates to MMDTLLPEELVEKARDIIEKNRDARRRIALAESCTGGLVGAALTEIPGSSDVFIGSLVTYANSAKHVQLSVPTETLDRCGAVSAETAKAMARGALRISGADVVVSITGVAGPDGGSEEKPVGTVIFARATRGEQKVLVAEEAFANTGRGGVRLQAALAALSLLEP; encoded by the coding sequence ATGATGGATACGCTGCTTCCCGAAGAACTGGTCGAGAAAGCTCGCGACATTATCGAGAAAAATCGCGATGCGCGTCGCCGTATCGCGCTCGCCGAAAGCTGCACCGGCGGTCTCGTCGGCGCTGCGCTGACCGAGATCCCGGGCTCATCCGATGTGTTCATCGGCAGCCTCGTCACCTACGCCAATAGTGCCAAGCATGTGCAGCTCAGCGTGCCCACCGAAACGCTCGATCGCTGCGGTGCGGTGAGCGCCGAAACCGCAAAGGCCATGGCGCGCGGTGCGCTGCGCATTTCAGGTGCCGACGTGGTTGTATCGATCACCGGTGTTGCCGGTCCGGACGGTGGCAGTGAAGAAAAGCCCGTGGGCACGGTTATCTTCGCGCGCGCAACGCGCGGCGAACAGAAAGTCTTGGTTGCTGAAGAAGCGTTCGCCAATACCGGCCGCGGCGGCGTGCGCCTTCAGGCGGCGCTGGCGGCCTTGTCGTTGCTCGAACCATAG
- a CDS encoding bifunctional 2-C-methyl-D-erythritol 4-phosphate cytidylyltransferase/2-C-methyl-D-erythritol 2,4-cyclodiphosphate synthase: MEFSALIVAAGSGSRMGSDVPKQFQMLGGKEVLVHAVDALLPHPAIEAVHVVIAADQEDTARAVLGDKAVNLVIGGATRSDSVRNGLAAVKTSHVLIHDAARPFCPEAVIDRLVAAMETHDAATPMLRSVDTLARPSGETLGDAVDRDTVVRIQTPQAFRSDVIRKAYDGYDGAPTDEARVAAAAGIDVALVEGDEMLDKITTPGDFSRAEAIAGQVLIPRTGMGFDVHQFAGDGPVMLGGIAVPYEKGLSGHSDADVLLHAITDALLGAVSLGDIGLHFPPSDPKWKGADSEQFLAHAANLVRDMGAIIDSVDATLICEAPKVGPHRTAMQENIARILGLVPGRVSVKATTTEKLGFTGRGEGIACQAVANVRMK; the protein is encoded by the coding sequence ATGGAATTCTCCGCACTCATTGTTGCCGCCGGTAGCGGCAGTCGCATGGGAAGTGATGTCCCCAAGCAATTCCAGATGCTTGGCGGCAAGGAGGTGCTGGTGCACGCGGTTGATGCCCTCCTCCCCCATCCCGCGATCGAGGCGGTTCATGTCGTAATCGCGGCCGATCAGGAAGATACGGCGCGGGCCGTCCTTGGCGATAAGGCGGTCAATCTGGTCATCGGCGGCGCAACGCGCTCCGATAGCGTGCGCAACGGCCTCGCCGCGGTGAAGACGAGCCACGTGCTGATCCACGACGCTGCGCGACCTTTCTGTCCCGAAGCGGTGATCGATCGGCTCGTTGCTGCAATGGAGACGCACGATGCGGCGACGCCGATGCTGCGCTCGGTCGATACGCTCGCCCGGCCCAGTGGCGAAACGCTTGGCGACGCGGTGGACCGTGACACGGTTGTGCGTATCCAGACACCGCAAGCCTTTCGTAGCGATGTCATCCGCAAGGCCTATGACGGCTATGACGGTGCCCCCACCGACGAAGCGCGCGTTGCCGCCGCCGCCGGCATCGATGTAGCGCTGGTCGAAGGAGACGAGATGCTCGACAAGATCACGACCCCTGGCGACTTTTCGCGCGCCGAAGCGATTGCGGGGCAGGTTCTGATACCGCGCACCGGCATGGGCTTCGATGTCCACCAGTTTGCGGGTGATGGTCCGGTGATGCTTGGCGGCATCGCGGTGCCGTACGAAAAAGGCCTGTCGGGCCATAGCGATGCCGACGTCCTGCTCCATGCCATCACCGACGCGCTACTGGGGGCCGTCAGCCTTGGCGATATCGGTCTTCACTTTCCGCCTTCGGACCCCAAATGGAAAGGTGCTGACAGCGAGCAATTCCTCGCCCACGCCGCCAATCTGGTGCGCGACATGGGCGCGATCATCGACAGCGTGGACGCGACGCTGATTTGCGAGGCCCCAAAGGTCGGCCCGCACCGCACTGCGATGCAGGAAAATATCGCCCGCATTCTCGGCCTTGTGCCGGGCCGGGTCAGTGTGAAGGCCACGACTACCGAAAAGCTCGGCTTCACCGGTAGGGGCGAAGGGATCGCCTGCCAGGCCGTCGCCAATGTGAGGATGAAATGA
- a CDS encoding type II toxin-antitoxin system RatA family toxin yields MPRHSETRFLPYTPEQLFDLVADVGRYDEFLPWVSAVRVRSNSEEEMVADLIVGFKAFKERFTSRVQKERPDRVTVDYVEGPLKYLHNVWTFKPAEGGTDLCFEVDFAFKNRIFESLAGQMFDRALRRMTQAFEDRAAALYGSSNDKAASAA; encoded by the coding sequence CCCGAACAATTGTTCGACCTGGTGGCGGATGTCGGTCGCTATGACGAATTCCTGCCGTGGGTCAGCGCGGTGCGCGTGCGCTCCAACAGCGAGGAGGAGATGGTCGCCGACCTCATCGTCGGCTTCAAGGCCTTCAAGGAGCGCTTCACCAGCCGGGTGCAAAAAGAGCGCCCGGACCGCGTTACCGTCGACTATGTCGAAGGCCCGCTGAAATATCTGCATAATGTCTGGACATTCAAACCGGCCGAGGGCGGTACCGATCTTTGTTTCGAAGTGGACTTCGCGTTCAAGAACCGGATCTTCGAAAGCCTCGCCGGACAGATGTTCGACCGCGCGCTGCGCCGGATGACGCAAGCGTTCGAGGACCGGGCGGCTGCGCTCTATGGTTCGAGCAACGACAAGGCCGCCAGCGCCGCCTGA